GTGTAAGCGTCGTCTCTAACTTAGCTTCAGCCGGGTATTTTTCCGCATGCGAGCTCTTCCACATTTCTACTGGCACTCTTACACACCCTTACAAGTGCTTGCTTGTTTAGCATAAGAACACCGTAATTTTTAATGGCTACGAGTGACTTCGAGCACCGATGTCGTCTCAGCTGGCTTGTAGAAAGTAAGAAGACGCTACTTGGAACACATTACAATAACATTTTAGTAGGAATGTGGAAATAATGGAAGTCATGTGAATGACAAGCGAAAGACCATGAACGCCACTGGTCACAAGGTACTTTAGGTGCGCtcgtgtgaatgtgtgtgtgtgagtaggTGAACTAATGTGCTTTTAAAGCGTTTACTGATAGAAAATCCTGaagaaataaaaggaaaatttgCATGATTGCTCCAAGATTGGCTTATGCCACCATTAGCTTGATACTCCGAACTACATGTTGTCCTCCAGACACCGCATTAACGGTAAGTGCCACATGGAATGACAGAACGGGAAGAATAAACCACATTAGCAAAAGTAACTGTtgaattaatttgcataaaaagcaAAGCGAAACGAACGGTACACGATCTCTTTACACAaatctaaagggtgatccatttcgaggttatctactttttgaaagaaaaagcacagaaactttaaatttaatgaggaacgtgtattatcattcgaaagaacattcgttggcattaattttttggagattatctcTTACAAATGTAGGCCGAGGCCACGTTTCAGATgttccatccgttgagtccaattttcgatgacctgttggagtatttcgactggtaacttgcgtgatgttttgctccaaggcctgaatcgtaGCGAGATTGTCCGCAAAGACTTTAGACTTTGCATATCCCTACAGTAAAAATTCCaacggtgtgatattacacgaGTTTGGTGGTCAAACTACCGGGCCAAAgcatgaaattatctgcacaCCGAagagttctctcaataaatccattgattgatgcgatttgtgggaagtggcgccgtcttgttgaaaccaaatgtcgccgagatcacgagcttcaatttcagacatcaaatagtcggttattatggcgcgataacggtcgccattgacggttacgttctcaccggcatcatttttgaagaaatatggaccgatgattccaccggcccacaaactacacaaaaccgttgttttttctagatgaaatggcagctcttgaatctcttcaagctGCTATTCGTTCCAAATGCGTCAGTTTTGAttgcttacatacccattgagccagaaatggacctaatcgctgaacaaagcttgactcgaaaacgtcggattttctaagaacttttcaagagcctttagagcgaagcgatgtcgctttggTAGGACGAGCAGCTTCGGttcttgcaaaagctgtattTTGCACGCATTCTATTTAAGATCTCCACGTAAAATGCGCTAAgacgttccatacgtcagtccgagttgctgctaacggcgccgaatcgactctcgaCGGTCTTCTTGTACACTCTCAGCGCGTGATCGGTCcgaaaaaggctattgaaaaaggtAACCCTACTTGGaacaccctttacatacatacctacaggCATATGTatagaagaatataaaaaaaatgtatgcgtggTGACGCCAAAATGGCTTAAAATGTCCAACGCATGTTTGGCCAAACAATATGCAACATCTGTggcacaatttattttattcttaattaCAATTTTGCAAGCTTCACCCACATGTTGCTGTGCTGCCGCGTCTAACCTCTCCTTAACGGCGCTGTAGGACCCTGACGCGTGTTTCTATAAGCCGTTTGATGGTTAAGTGGTCAAGGAGCACGAACCCAATCTACCAAAAGAGGCACACACACGCTTGCAGCGCGCACATGCCGCGTTACCCACGAAGACAGACCTTCGCTGGCCGCTCATTTTCGGCCAAGATGAAAGACATAAAAGTCGCACGTGTTGAAGTGTGTAAAACCAACATTAAATACGTGACCAACTTAGCAAAGATTTTGCCATTTCACTTAACGTGCCAccataacaacagcaacaacattcgACAACTGGACAGCCAGTAGGCCGTTGCCACAAAGAATGACCAAAATAACAAACATAAATGTATGCACCTCCTTGCAAATAGTTATATGTGGATTCACacatgcatatttttattgctacCGAACTCGGTACAGCATAATCGGTCAAACGGTCAAGGTTGTATTCAATTAGCAGTAAAATTGCTGAGTAAAAGTGAAATGGCGCAAATGAACAAATTGTCGTATCGAAGGCGATTGCGTTAATGTGCGTGTAGGGAGTTcagaaaccaaatttttataGGAACTGTAGTAGGGAACGGCTATGAAAGGCTCTTGGGTGGCACATATGAGCTGTAGACTATGAACTTACAAGAAGTGAGCAGAATTCAACTCGGAATGAATACGACTTATCGAACGATAACGAAAAATAACGGCTTAGGTTAATGTTCAAGACAGGTTAGCTGAAGAACGTCCAATGAAAAAATACCATTCATCGgtcttttaaaatttgttgttgtttctttaaaCGTGTGTTTTCCAATGAGGCAATACtctactcttgtagaacccccaaaggtgatttagtgactgatgcccagagcctACTAAAATTATAGAAGGAACATTTCTTTAACCTGCTGAAttgcagtgaaagcataacagcAGGAGATGGTAAACCCGATTCCTTAATCGATGACGTTGGAGCAgaagttccattgcccgaccaagaagaagttcgaatagcaattacccgcctgaagtaCAACAAATCGGCGTACTATGTGAAAGACTGAGGCCCaccgtcaaaaaactgattggaccttatcagtgtggctttcaCCTGAAAAATCACCAATTGCCCAGATTTTCAGCATGCGCCAGGTCTTGGAAAAGGCTCGTGAAAGAAAGATCGACAACACCACCTCTTTGTCTATTTTAAAGCCGCCTTCGACttcacgaaaaggaactgcctttatgccgcgatgtctgaatttggtatccccgcaaaactagtacggctgtgtaagctgacgttgagaaAACACAGCTCTTTTAGGTACGGGAAGGACAAGGATACTCCTTATACGGGTCTGGTTGTGAATTAGGACAAGACGGAATATCTTCTGTCAAcaaacaagcagtcgtcgcactcTCGACTGACGTTGAGAAAACACCAAAAGCTCTTTCAGATACGGGAAGGACAAGGATAGTCCTTATACGGGTCTGGTTGTGAATTAGgacaacaaaaaagcagtcGTCGCACTCTCGACTTGGCTTTCACGTCACTGTTTACTGTGATAACTTCGAGGACGAAGATTATTTCGTTCATCTtgaaagtaaagtcctctctcgacgaacaaaaactaaactctacAAATCTCTCATCATCGACgacctgttatatggtgcagaagcatgaacgatggcaacatctgatAGGTCGGCGTTTTACGTTAGTTTTCGAGAGTAAGGTTCCACCGAAGATGGTCTTCAGTCTTTTGCGCATAGGCAACGGCAAATACCGCAATCGATGAAACGAccagctgtacgagatatacgacgacactaCGTTGCCTAGGACATGTCGTCCGAATTGATGAAAACATTACAGTTCTTAGAGTATTCGATGCACTACCCGCCGAAGGAAgtagaggaagacttccactccgttcgaaagaccaggtggagaaggacctgtctaCACTTGGAAactccaattggcgtcaaacggcgaaaagaaacgactggcgcgctgttttaaactcggctataaccaagtaagtggtgtctacgccaacaaagaataagaagaagatattattcaataaaagGGATCTCTATTCTAAAGCGCTGctaaaaaatttgaacattttcttaattaaagtaCACAGTTTCCGGTCTGTTTGCGTTTTCCAATCAATCCGAAAAATGTATTTAGATTTGGAAGAAATAACTAGCATAGCAGCTACTCAGGCTTCCTTTTCTTTTCCTCGAAGTGCAGAAGTACGTAGGATATACACACACGTTTACACTGGCAGCACGGCAGCAACAAGTATGTGCTGTTGGTTTTCATAGGTGCCTCTGTGAGTGTTTCAGAAAACCACACCGCGTTTAGCTAACGTTAGActtttttaccgttatttttccATGTTAGCCATATGGTTTACAATATCTTACGTCTTTATTTGCTTAGGGAATCCGCTCAAATTGTTTGTGTCGAAACCATTACATTAGCCACAACTCCATTGAGCTTGCAACATAACTCAACAAATTCAATGCAAACAATCAAAGAACATTTGCGCCATCCCACCGCCATGCCTTCACCGCCTGGCTGCAATTTTTCGTTACATGCCCGTTGttacaacagcagcaaccaGAAAAGGAACAAGGTAACcggaaaaaaaaaacgcaaaaacaacGCTTCCAAAAGCCGAAGAATAATGGACTACAAAACagcaaataaattcaatattagCCAACAACATCATCGTCTACTTGGCCAGCTAAGCAAACTGCGGCCCGCCGTTGTTGGCGGCGTCGGTGTCGGCGATGTTAGACACAGGCTAGCAACACTTGCGCGCAAAACACTATGTTTGTGTATCCTTTCAGCACCGCAGTGTAGAAGGATATGCAGAAAATATCACAACAAGCGCCGCATAACATGTTACAAtgacaagaacaacaacaaacactattGTTGGAACAACTACAAGCAAACACTATTGTAATACAACATGCATTACAAACAACACACGCAGACAGACAGGCAGACAGCGATATGCAGAGAGGTAGATAAGGCGTGTGGCAGGATATACTAGGATACGCCCAAACAAGCACGTCACTACTAATGGCATGGAaccacaaatatatacacacatatttacatatccaACAAGAAAGACAGCAGACAAGAATGCGTTGCGGGTCAGCGCTTACGCTAAGTGGATTCGCATAAAATATTATCAACAAACATATGGGTATGACCAAAGTGGTTTAGCTGAACAAACGGGCTGAGGGTCTCAAGAACCCAAGTTGTTCACGTGTCTTTTAACTTAACAGTCGACCACAAGTTGTTCATGTGTTCTTGAAGAGTCTTAAAGAACCAAGTTATTCATATATCGAAAGTTTTTCAAGAACCCTAGTTGTTTATTAGACTTAAAGTCGCTACGAGCCGACGGTTTCTTAGTCTCGCATTTCATGGTGGTTCCGGATAGCTATTTAAATGAAGGTCGAAAAGAATAATCTAATTTCATTAAAACCCGATTTTTTCGAAGACTTCGTGGGCAGGTCACAAAAAATTTGGACAGGAATAATACTTAAAAACTTCGGTCTTaagttttcatacaatatacaagtacaattaaggcctgctgaatggcattgAAATCATAACACCAGCAGATGGCGAACCCGTTATCCCAATCGATTACGATGGAGCTGACGATCCATTTCCCGACCACGAAGAAGttggaatagcaattacccCTCAGAGGaaaacaaagcggcgggggccgacgAATTGAGggccgaactattcaaataccgtggcgaagaactgactggagcatgcatcagccaaactctataagtcactcattactcCCGGCCTGCTAcatggtacagaggcatggacaatgagaacatctgatgagtcgatgttacgagttttcgagagaaaggttctgcgaaagatttatggttctttgcgtattagcaacggcgaataccgaaGTCGATGTAATGGTGAGCTGTACGAGACcttcgacgacattgacatacattagcgaattaagagacagcggctagtctggctaggtcatgtcgttcgaatggatgaaaacactccatctctgagagtattcgacgcagtacccgccgggggaagcaaagaAATAGGAAGACCTCCTCTCCCTGGGAAaggccaggtggagaaagacctgacTACAACTGGAATTGGAGGTCCTATCCGTTGCGGGTGTAGAACTAAAAACTTCTTAAGTGTATTTGGATTCTATCACTgcctgtgttttttttttattccaaggGCCTAACGTCTACTGAACGAGCAAAACCCGCAATAATTGCTTGTCCTTAACCAATATCGTCAATTGACATATGCCGGTCACCAGCAACCAACCACCAAAACTTATGTGTATATACAGTACATAAACACTTAGCCGTAATAAcagtacaaaataatataataataaagcattacgcaatttttgtaatttacaaaaacattcTTGATTTCTTAACAatctttttttatagttttcaaacaCGTTCTGTTCTGCGCCACAAAGCAGAAGCTACAAGCCGCAGTGGACGTGGTGAGTTGGCAATGTTATTTAACACCACAATCACGTCCAGCAGTGACGCCAAATTTGTCATATAGCTTGAGCGCTGGTTGTCGATCGGACGCGATGGACTCATTGGAAATTTTGGGTTTTCGCtgtattttattacaaacacatacacataactaAGCATAAGCACACGAAAGAAACACACTTGCGtgtattaaattaaagaaatgcgagacaacaacaaaagcagcgtGGAGGTCAAACGCGAAGTCTAAATGCGTTCATAACTACCGTTTTGCTGACGCACTGTTTACAACCAACAAGACACAACCGAAGCGTGGACTTCGACAAATCGTATTTAATAGACACAGTGACCCCTGAACAATATCAGTTTACTTCTAACGGTCTTGGACAACACAATTGTATACGAAAAGTCGCGGGTTTGCATAAAGGAATTAAAGTACAATAAtgtcgaaaatattttacacactGGCCGCCGTTGGCTTATTGGCCACACTGGGCTGCGCTGAACCGCCACGTTCTCGTTTGCGTTTTCCCGGACCGGCTAATAACCGTCCACTGCCATTTTTAGCACGACAAGAATCAGTACCATCAGTGCCAGTAGACGCAGCTCCTTATCCACCAGCAGGTTTGAAACCAGAACCCGCCTTTGAGTTACCAGAGCCCACTTATAGTCCTCCAGAACTCACATATGGGCCACCTGAAGAAACACCAGACCAAATATACGGACCACCCGACCAAACATACGGACCACCAGATCAAACATACGGACCACCCGACCAAACATACGGTCCACCCGACCAAACATACGGCCCCCCTGATGAAACCTATGGACCACCTGCTGAAGAGCCTCTAGCTGAGCCTGCACCATCTTATGGACCACCACCAGCTGTGCCCGCACCAACGTACGGTCCACCCGGTACACCGGCTGATGAGTATGGACCACCACCACCAGCCGTAGCTGATGTACCACAAACTGCTTCGATCATTGATCCTCGTGCTGTCTTCCCACAAACTGTCTTCACGCTGCCACGTGTTGAACGTTTAGTGGCTTTCCGTCCAAGAGGGCGTCCAGCCCCAGCTAAGCTACGCCGTCCGGCCCCGCGTCCAAAGCCGGCAAAATTAACCCGTCCTCGACCACAACGTCTAACACAAGCCCAAATACAGCCAGCTAAACTAATTTTACACATTCATCactaaataatacaaaatcCCGGCTCTGATTTCCTAAGCAGAGTTGGTGTATTTTTGCTGTAGttgatatatgcatatgtttgtacataaataAGCTTTCGTTGTATTCTAAGGTACTGTTAATTCGTTGTACTtactctaaaaatatattttactaaatgTTATGAAATGTCTAAACGAAATCAAGACCCGTggtttttactaaatattttaaggtTTATGCTTATCAATTTTCAAAGCCTTTAAGTAATGACAAATCAAAGCGACTTAGTTgcgatttcaacttttttatattcgcTCTATATTGCATTATATCCGAAAGTTAGGTTATATTACTTTCAGATGCTTTTTCAGCAAATTAGGTTCAATTGAAGGGAAGAAAAATGATTATAAGAGACAAAGATTCACCGCTTAgctaatatatacatttgtagttATAATCTGCAGGCACCCTATCGGTGAAATCCACAAATAAGATATAAGCCAAGCAGCGCCACCAAAAACTTTGTTAAAGTTTCTgagttttttactaaaatttgtgTACACGTGTTTTCGAACTTCCCTTTCGTATGTGTTAGTTTCCGTGCAAGTactttaaatatgaattttagtAACCGTGACTTCCTGAGTAATACTTACATTAGAGGTCAGCACTGCATCCTTTTCCACGAAGATAATCATCTTTCTATTTGTgcacatacaatatattttatcaCTTTACACTGTAACACTGTAGCAGACGcaaactatattttatatacacactacattttaaaatcactttaatttcttcattaaatttataaattataacgcACTTTACGAAAAACTGTTGACATTTTCCATTTTAGCAAACTGTCAAAATAACGGAAGTGAGATAGAAGAAGCGTCATAAATATAAGGGCGGTATACACGCAACGTTTATAGTACTTAAAGTTTTCTAATGAATAATTCGTATAAATATCTActaaaataatgtatttaaaCTAGATatcaactaaaaaatattaaataaactttaaattcattaaaacttGTGTTATGTACAGTTTTCAGCAATAGCTTtgttagcaaaatatattttttagtacacagcacaattcatttttattaataacaagTGGCAACACTTAATGTTTCGCTACTCCAACTTCGGGCTGTCAGTCACGTACACAAACTttgtaaacaaatgaaaatcaTCAGAATTGCGTATTTACAgtcaaaagttaaaaacaaagaaataaaataaaataaaatggataTAAATCATCGACTTATAGAGGCCGTAAGACAATGTcctttgctttacaaaaacaatgccTCATTATCGGATCGTAGATGTGGTTGGCAACAAATTGCCCAACAAATGAAAATGCAAGGTTTGTACATCCATATTGCTTtagatttggaaaaaatatacgaTATCTACAATTTTATAGAGGCACTTTTGAAGACTCGTTGGCACTTTTTACGAGAGCATTACAAACGCAATGCTAACGCAGATAATACACTGGAGTCTAATcagtttccatacaaaaaagAGATGGACTTTCTATTGCCATATTTGCGTCCACCACCCAGGGAAGAAGAGCAAAATGAAGAAGTATTTCTGCCAGAAGGCGTAATAAAGCCAGAATTCGTTATAACTGAAAAGGATTTGGAGAACGATAGCGGCAATGAGgaatatgtatttttagaaGTAGAGACGCTCGGGCCGGAATATGAAACAACTAATGTAGTAACACAACAAATAAGTGCAAACGAACTTAAAAAAGAACTACAACAAGAGCTGGAACAACAGCATGACGAATATGAAAGCGAGGAACTTACACATATTGAAATGGAAGTGCACGTGAAGGAGGAAGAAATTGAGGATAAACCGACCTACAATGTCCAACGAGTGGAACAAGACCCCATAAAAGAAGACGCAGAAGCTACTTGCAATAGGAATGGTGCCAAGGAGGACGAAGCCGTGCGCAATCAAATACAAGAGGCTTCCGAAGAAAAACGAGAGAACAAAGTAGAAGTACGGGAGGGCGATAGCAGCAGTGACAACGTAACAAATAACAGCGATCGCAGCGAAGATGCTATTTTCGGTGAATTGGTATCGGCAATGTTAAAGGAAATGCCAGCAGAAAAGAAACGTATCGTTAAGCGTGACATTATGAATTTGCTGCTCACATAAGTTAATGCAAGTGCACAGGAATCGCGAAAGATGAGTTAGAATTctttatgcattttaattttaagttatttaaacAACTAACTAAAACTATATTGATACAATAAGGTGAAAACAGACTTCTAGATTTAATGTATTTActataattcataatttataatctctaaaaatgtttgtatgtgtaccATATCCAATTATTTGTCGTTTtcgtatacaaatttttaataaatatatgtagataatcCTAAcctatatttaaagtttaatttgaagttatctTAAAttctttatacgagtataacggTAATTTTCACCAAACATTTTTGACATTTCAACTTCAACAAATCATTTTTGTAGAGTTCGAGTTAGTTTGgcatgtttattattttttgtaaacaataattttaaaggTGTGTTTCAAAATACATTaatactgaaaataatttgatttcctTGCAACAATACGGTCCAAATACGTCTGTATAGCAAATTATCTATTATTacgtttagaaataaaatatatattttctatgaaTTAACACAATTTGGCACTCAACGTTCATATTTCAACCGATCTAATTAGTCTTTCGCAGCACACGATGCACATTTAATTTGCAACAGTGCCGTTTACGTCCGAAAACGTATATAAACGGTTTTGCACAGTTTTCGAAAACCCCAAGTGCTGTGGCATGCGTCACACCTACGCGCAACGACTCTGTCAATTGCTCATGCCATGAAAATTCCATATTTTCCACCACCATCACGGCGCTCAAGTTTTGTCCCATCAATTTGATCTGCTTTACAGCATCCTCGCTACGCGCcagcacaataacaaaagcaaagcgcGTGAAATTTAACCAATCGAACAACACATGCAGACACACCTGCTTGGCCAAATCGATTATCATTAACTTGCAGTTGAAGGTAATCATATCCTGTATGATAGCCTGTTTGAGCTTGCTATTGAAATCTTGTCGCGCCACATCGGTAAGCTTATAGGGCGTCAGGTATTCAGGCCATTGCATATACCAAGGGTACTGGCGATTGATGAAACTATGCGCCAGCTTGCGCCGCGTATCGAACGAGTTGTTAAACGTCGCAATTTGTTGTTCCAAAGGCACAGGGATATTTAATTTCTTGTAGCTATACAATGTGTCCTCCTCGTCCTGCGATTGGTTGGAAAGCTCATCTGCCTTTATGCcacttggtttcttggaccttTCCAAGTCAGTGGCATTGTCCTCGGACGACTCACACAGCAATAGCTTGCCTTTGCCTTCGTCGAAGCAGCAACGAATCACTGTTGGTGGttgataatttttgaaaccGCGTTCCGCGAGGTAGCCATGCAGCCAGATATTGCCGAAAAATGTGTCTGGATAATAATAAGAGCACCTGTGCTTTAAATGCGTATCGCAAACATTGTCGGAGAGTATTAATGGCCATAGGCTTTCGAAAAATGACTTGCGCAAGGTTAATTGCGACATTCGGTGCGCTTAAAAATAACCGTTATTTACAAAGATCGTTGTGAGAAAAcgttttaaatgattttttaatgaaaaggaAAGCTAAAAGaatccaaaatgaaaaaaaaaatccaaaatgaaaagaaatgtattcaaaatgaaaaaaaaaaatcaaaatgaaaaaaaaaaaattagaatgaaaaaaaaaatattcaaaatgaaaaaaaaaaatattcaaaatgaaaaaaaaaaatatgcaaaatgaaaaaaaaaaatattcaaaatgaaaaaaaaattttttaaatgaaaaaaaaaaatcaaaaatgaagaaaatcaaataaaaaaaatcaaaattacaaaaaaaaaaatattgaaaataaaacgtCATTTTGATTTTCtagatttgaaatttaatataattttcggcGTCAGACCACCCATAATAAGATTCTCGCATCATGGATGACGACGAACTTTTTAAGAATATCTGCGAGAAAGTGCGCTGCACGCTACTGTCCGCCGATATGGAGAAGTTGAACTATGTGCGTGAAATGCAGGCGCGCCTACAACATCAAAGCATTTTCACCAATGTGCTCGGCACCGATAAGTACGTCGACGAAATGGATGTGGATTGGATTGAGCGCGTGCGCAGTTACAGCACGGAGAAGTCCATATCCGACAGCTTGGATGGTTCCGAATCGGCGGAATTGGAACACATAATGGAAGAGGAGGAGCTAACAGCAGCTAAGTCGGAAGCTACCGAGGAGCAGGCGGGTGATGTGTGGCAAGGCTACTTTAAAGGTTTTCAAATATTAAGTGAAGCGCAGGAGGGTGCCATTGGGGACAAGAAAAAATGCATCGAACTGACGTGTAGCGATTGTGATGATACAATAATTAACTATTTGCGTAAGTGGAGATGAATAAGGTTATAAATATACTGAAATTTGAGAAAGGCTCCGCGACCCGTGGTCTATTGTGTCCTCTTCCGTTATTAAAATACTTCGTTTAACCCAGTCAATTCAAAGAGGCTTAGTAAAGCACATGGGTTTATGGGTGCTATATCCGAACGGACTTAACTGCCCGATAAGCTGACTCCTTCTGCTTATGATTGCGGTACAATCCAGGAGAATGTGAACTCGGGTATCTGTTCTTTGAACGAAGAAGCGACATTGCTCCGTGGAACAGTACCCTAAACTGAGTCGTTCGATCGATTTAGCCGGGACCATGTTTAGACCGTCCGTCtgcctgtctgtatatacgcgaactagtctgtcagtttttcagatatcgatctgaGGTTccgcacacgtccttttctttacaagaagctgctcatttgctggaaccgccaatatcggaccactatagcgtacagttgtcatacaaactcaacggtcaaaatcaagttcttgtaaagaaaatttgaaccTGTGAACCTTCAGGCTTCGGTGCTATCGAAGTTAACATATTTTCTTGTTGCTGTATAATTTATATGCCTTCCTGCTTTAATTTAGATGCCGGCATTAGCTGCTTTGCTGTGGACCTCTTTTACGGTACTGTCGTCGAAAATCAGGCTTTAATACTGCGTGTACGCGAAAGTGAACTTAAGCTCTCCAAGGAGATCGGCTTTCCGATATCATCCACTATATTCGCCAAACTCAGTCCACGCCTGCAATACACCGGCCTAATGGATCCACCAGACGCCGAAGTCGTGCTAAACAAAGGCGACGAGCTCACATTGACCAGCATGCGTGAGTATTCGACGCATTGCAGCAAGAGCTGCGTTTACGTGAACGCCGCCTTTCTATTCAACGACGTGAATGTTTTCGATTACATTTGCATCGGCAGCGACATACAAGTGGCTGTGCGCAGGAAGGACGCGCACTTGCGTTGCACCGTGGAGGTGGGTGGCAAGTTATGCTCACGCATGCCGGTCTTATTCCCCTCACGCTGCACGAAATTCCTTGTGTCCATGGAGGAATTGGAGGATATCACTTTCTGCAAGGAGGTGGGCATAAATATCATCGTCTCGTATATTGGCGGCACAGCAGAGTATTTCGAAAATCTACAATATGCACTAAAGACGTTGGGTTGTGATAAAATGCGTATATATGCGCGCATTGTGCTGAATGAGGTGAAAGGTTGCGACAACGACATGGATTGGATGGCCGAAAACTACGATGGCTTCATCATTGAGCTGAGTCCGTCTGACATGCATCCAGAAAAAGATATACTGCATCTCTGTCCGGCCGGTGAGGCGTTCATCAAACACGCCTATCAGCTGCAGAAAGTCATCGTCTTGGCGCCCACTTTGATCGCCAACAAACGACTGATCGTCGATCCAGCGCACTACCAACATATATTCCACTATCCCGATAAATACATTTTACCTTGTGATCAGTCCAACAGCGCTTTCTACTTCTTCTACCTACAAGATTCAATTTCGGAATTGCTGATCGAAGAGGCGCTCAGTAAGCAGCCATATTGCGATCGTTCGCTTACCGGCAGCGACACGCTGGCGCGTTCG
This genomic stretch from Bactrocera dorsalis isolate Fly_Bdor chromosome 5, ASM2337382v1, whole genome shotgun sequence harbors:
- the LOC105225966 gene encoding uncharacterized protein LOC105225966; this encodes MSKIFYTLAAVGLLATLGCAEPPRSRLRFPGPANNRPLPFLARQESVPSVPVDAAPYPPAGLKPEPAFELPEPTYSPPELTYGPPEETPDQIYGPPDQTYGPPDQTYGPPDQTYGPPDQTYGPPDETYGPPAEEPLAEPAPSYGPPPAVPAPTYGPPGTPADEYGPPPPAVADVPQTASIIDPRAVFPQTVFTLPRVERLVAFRPRGRPAPAKLRRPAPRPKPAKLTRPRPQRLTQAQIQPAKLILHIHH
- the LOC105225964 gene encoding serrate RNA effector molecule homolog gives rise to the protein MDINHRLIEAVRQCPLLYKNNASLSDRRCGWQQIAQQMKMQEALLKTRWHFLREHYKRNANADNTLESNQFPYKKEMDFLLPYLRPPPREEEQNEEVFLPEGVIKPEFVITEKDLENDSGNEEYVFLEVETLGPEYETTNVVTQQISANELKKELQQELEQQHDEYESEELTHIEMEVHVKEEEIEDKPTYNVQRVEQDPIKEDAEATCNRNGAKEDEAVRNQIQEASEEKRENKVEVREGDSSSDNVTNNSDRSEDAIFGELVSAMLKEMPAEKKRIVKRDIMNLLLT
- the LOC105225965 gene encoding uncharacterized protein LOC105225965 — encoded protein: MSQLTLRKSFFESLWPLILSDNVCDTHLKHRCSYYYPDTFFGNIWLHGYLAERGFKNYQPPTVIRCCFDEGKGKLLLCESSEDNATDLERSKKPSGIKADELSNQSQDEEDTLYSYKKLNIPVPLEQQIATFNNSFDTRRKLAHSFINRQYPWYMQWPEYLTPYKLTDVARQDFNSKLKQAIIQDMITFNCKLMIIDLAKQVCLHVLFDWLNFTRFAFVIVLARSEDAVKQIKLMGQNLSAVMVVENMEFSWHEQLTESLRVGVTHATALGVFENCAKPFIYVFGRKRHCCKLNVHRVLRKTN
- the LOC105225963 gene encoding uncharacterized protein LOC105225963, which gives rise to MDDDELFKNICEKVRCTLLSADMEKLNYVREMQARLQHQSIFTNVLGTDKYVDEMDVDWIERVRSYSTEKSISDSLDGSESAELEHIMEEEELTAAKSEATEEQAGDVWQGYFKGFQILSEAQEGAIGDKKKCIELTCSDCDDTIINYLHAGISCFAVDLFYGTVVENQALILRVRESELKLSKEIGFPISSTIFAKLSPRLQYTGLMDPPDAEVVLNKGDELTLTSMREYSTHCSKSCVYVNAAFLFNDVNVFDYICIGSDIQVAVRRKDAHLRCTVEVGGKLCSRMPVLFPSRCTKFLVSMEELEDITFCKEVGINIIVSYIGGTAEYFENLQYALKTLGCDKMRIYARIVLNEVKGCDNDMDWMAENYDGFIIELSPSDMHPEKDILHLCPAGEAFIKHAYQLQKVIVLAPTLIANKRLIVDPAHYQHIFHYPDKYILPCDQSNSAFYFFYLQDSISELLIEEALSKQPYCDRSLTGSDTLARSVACASYEMHAPVIFVCSLTGRMAAKISHFRPRALIIFITRMKSAETFISMHHNVRFLYYNGITEENYYCSLYKHLLFGLLYAESQHLIKHNDNVMFVYRETASIRLPNKYVTYKFHARHFPQHLDKILFSKFPDGFFKNLSTQDVKDTKEVDSVSSTSSDILIKRV